In Oleiharenicola lentus, the following are encoded in one genomic region:
- a CDS encoding DUF2062 domain-containing protein has protein sequence MTHPPASARLSFWQRRVRGPIVALFTQGITPDKVALTLAVGTACSLFPFLGFTSLLNLGVGLWLRLNQPLLQTLNYLLTVPHLLMIVVYVRIGEGLWRMQDDRFSVAEMLRVFREATIGEFLQRFGWAGVHAFTAWALTAPLLIAVIYFAVRPALRRLAGSRELNRAVADVPSGV, from the coding sequence GTGACCCACCCGCCCGCCTCCGCCCGCCTGAGCTTTTGGCAGCGGCGCGTCCGCGGGCCGATTGTCGCCTTGTTTACCCAGGGGATCACCCCCGACAAAGTCGCCCTCACGCTCGCGGTCGGCACCGCCTGCTCGCTGTTTCCCTTTCTCGGCTTCACCTCGCTGCTCAACCTCGGCGTCGGGCTGTGGCTGCGGCTCAACCAGCCGCTGCTCCAGACTCTCAACTATCTGCTCACGGTGCCGCACCTGCTGATGATCGTCGTTTACGTGCGCATCGGCGAGGGGCTCTGGCGCATGCAGGACGACCGCTTTTCCGTGGCCGAAATGCTCCGCGTGTTCCGCGAGGCGACCATCGGCGAATTCCTGCAACGCTTCGGCTGGGCGGGCGTGCATGCCTTCACTGCCTGGGCCCTGACCGCCCCGCTGCTGATCGCGGTGATCTACTTCGCGGTCCGCCCGGCGTTGCGCCGACTGGCCGGCTCGCGCGAACTCAACCGCGCAGTTGCAGACGTGCCGTCCGGGGTTTGA
- a CDS encoding Gfo/Idh/MocA family protein — translation MLGFAHAHPSLHSASLRPVETGGGRLSAPRTVLVGVGGYGRVHLRHLLDFHRRGELVLAAAVVFPPEPDETVVGDLRAAGCEILASFEALLAALPRLRIAFAVVPTPIHLHATMTLALVRAGVDVLVEKPLTATPADVAAMAEAAAANQRRVAVGFQYLHAPEVRALGRKLADGAIGALRRLVVHAAWPRSHAYYSRNAWAGRLKLEGAWVLDSPVSNAMSHFLMVMLNLAERAGAPLNEPVNLTAELYRAQAIESFDTAMLQLRTVNGVRLDFYGTHSSAAIGRPSLRIEGTNGTAEWVQDSHACLDGPGGRWEQTAFPESDTRERMLRDVLKYHRGEPAEVCTIGMASLHVRCIAGLHREFLVTPVPAAHIRRHEVDGQVFSYVSGLDEVLLAAARTGQGLAEAGAAWAVKPRTARLQLRG, via the coding sequence ATGCTCGGGTTCGCACATGCCCACCCCTCCCTGCACTCCGCCAGCCTGCGGCCGGTCGAAACCGGAGGCGGCCGCTTGAGCGCCCCGCGCACCGTCCTCGTGGGCGTCGGCGGCTACGGCCGCGTGCATCTCCGGCACCTGCTGGATTTCCACCGGCGCGGTGAACTCGTGCTGGCGGCGGCGGTGGTTTTCCCGCCCGAACCGGACGAGACCGTGGTCGGGGATTTGCGCGCCGCCGGCTGCGAGATTCTGGCCAGCTTCGAAGCGCTGCTGGCGGCGCTGCCGCGGTTGCGCATTGCGTTTGCGGTCGTGCCCACGCCCATTCACCTGCACGCCACCATGACGCTGGCGCTGGTGCGTGCCGGCGTGGACGTCCTGGTGGAGAAACCCCTCACCGCCACCCCGGCCGACGTTGCGGCCATGGCGGAGGCGGCGGCGGCCAATCAGCGCCGCGTGGCGGTGGGCTTCCAGTATCTGCATGCGCCGGAGGTGCGCGCGCTCGGGCGGAAACTCGCGGACGGCGCGATCGGTGCCCTCCGCCGGCTGGTGGTGCATGCGGCATGGCCGCGCAGCCACGCCTACTACTCGCGCAATGCCTGGGCCGGCCGCCTCAAGCTGGAGGGCGCCTGGGTGCTGGACTCACCGGTGAGCAACGCCATGTCCCATTTTCTCATGGTGATGCTCAACCTGGCCGAGCGGGCCGGGGCGCCGCTCAACGAGCCCGTTAACCTGACCGCCGAGCTTTACCGGGCGCAGGCGATCGAGTCCTTCGACACCGCGATGCTCCAACTGCGGACGGTGAACGGAGTCAGGCTGGATTTCTACGGCACGCACAGCTCCGCCGCGATCGGCCGGCCCTCGCTTCGCATCGAGGGAACGAACGGCACCGCCGAGTGGGTGCAGGACAGCCATGCCTGCCTCGACGGACCGGGTGGACGTTGGGAGCAGACGGCGTTTCCGGAATCGGACACCCGGGAGCGCATGCTTCGCGATGTGCTCAAGTATCACCGGGGTGAGCCGGCGGAAGTCTGCACCATTGGCATGGCGTCGCTGCATGTGCGCTGCATCGCCGGGCTGCACCGCGAGTTTTTGGTCACACCGGTGCCGGCGGCCCACATCCGGCGGCACGAAGTGGACGGACAGGTCTTCTCCTACGTGTCCGGTTTGGACGAGGTTTTGCTGGCCGCGGCCCGCACGGGTCAGGGCCTGGCCGAGGCCGGCGCGGCCTGGGCGGTCAAACCCCGGACGGCACGTCTGCAACTGCGCGGTTGA
- a CDS encoding sodium:solute symporter family protein, with amino-acid sequence MTLGPIHVLDLAVILAYLGAVLWFGWRSSHQSASEEGFFLAGRKLGKAYQFFLSFGNATEPQGAVSTASLVLQRGVTGVWFAFQTVFMNPYFWFMNTWFRRVRLVTLADMFEDRLGSLWLSRFYALFQVGVACALLGFGNFVAYKIASSITLKPEAQWTAAERAAVDGYIELKQLEQQVIAGTLPAEAKPRLADLRDRHARGELHSYITVLPSLPFYLVFAVVIGAYMILGGMAAAALNEALQGVLIIVFSILLLPTGLHAIGGWDQLKERVPRDMFDLFGGSGGSPLFIFAVLFASLVQIHGLSHNMGIYGSAKDEFAARFGGVSGAYMKRVMIVLWAFAGLIAIALFGPGGLADPDAAWGVMTNRLLGPGFIGLMLAGILAGTMSTLAAKALAIASLFVRNFWRHLRPQTTQEESVRAARWTIFAVLVLGVISAEAMNDIETLIKLVLTVNIPFGAAVILMFFWRRLTVPAVWASVALTAFAILIAPLTASQFQAVARHPSLVQTVEGPAGKPVPVYFKQVVRSNPDDPTSALEGRGRFNFECYALSWLGLNPAQLTPAGRETAQFLFDGFFPFVVLILVSLFTRPPDRARVDQFYGKMKTPVGATPELEAAAMTETRRAPGRFDHTKLFGAHSSWEFCKWDRVDTLGFLGCCATSGAIILVFWLLLRWASGGA; translated from the coding sequence ATGACCCTCGGCCCCATCCACGTCCTCGATCTTGCCGTCATCCTCGCCTACCTTGGCGCCGTTCTTTGGTTCGGCTGGCGGAGCTCCCACCAGTCGGCGAGCGAGGAGGGCTTCTTCCTTGCCGGCCGCAAGCTCGGCAAGGCCTACCAGTTTTTCCTCAGTTTCGGCAACGCGACCGAGCCCCAGGGCGCGGTCAGCACCGCCAGCCTCGTGCTCCAGCGCGGCGTGACCGGCGTGTGGTTCGCGTTCCAGACCGTTTTCATGAACCCCTACTTCTGGTTCATGAACACCTGGTTTCGCCGCGTGCGGCTCGTGACGCTGGCCGACATGTTTGAAGACCGCCTCGGCAGCCTGTGGCTCAGCCGCTTCTACGCGCTGTTTCAGGTCGGCGTCGCCTGCGCCCTGCTCGGTTTCGGCAATTTCGTCGCCTACAAGATCGCCTCGTCCATCACGCTCAAGCCGGAGGCGCAGTGGACCGCGGCCGAGCGCGCGGCCGTGGACGGCTACATCGAGCTCAAGCAGCTCGAGCAGCAGGTGATCGCCGGCACCCTGCCGGCCGAGGCGAAGCCGCGCCTCGCCGACCTGCGTGACCGCCATGCCCGCGGCGAGTTGCACAGCTACATCACCGTGCTGCCCTCGCTGCCGTTCTACCTCGTCTTCGCCGTGGTGATCGGCGCCTACATGATCCTCGGCGGCATGGCCGCCGCTGCGCTCAACGAGGCGCTGCAGGGTGTGCTCATCATCGTCTTTTCCATTCTGCTGCTGCCGACCGGCCTCCACGCCATCGGCGGCTGGGACCAGCTCAAGGAGCGCGTGCCGCGCGACATGTTCGACCTGTTCGGCGGCAGCGGCGGTTCGCCGCTGTTCATCTTCGCCGTGTTGTTCGCCAGCCTCGTGCAGATCCACGGCCTGAGCCACAACATGGGCATCTACGGCTCCGCCAAGGATGAGTTCGCCGCCCGCTTCGGCGGCGTCTCGGGCGCCTACATGAAGCGCGTGATGATCGTCCTCTGGGCCTTCGCCGGCCTGATCGCGATCGCGCTCTTCGGCCCCGGCGGTCTCGCCGACCCCGACGCGGCCTGGGGTGTCATGACCAACAGGCTGCTCGGGCCCGGCTTCATCGGCCTGATGCTCGCGGGCATTCTCGCCGGCACGATGTCCACCCTCGCCGCCAAGGCCCTGGCCATCGCCTCGCTCTTCGTCCGCAACTTCTGGCGGCACCTCCGCCCGCAGACCACGCAGGAGGAATCCGTGCGCGCCGCCCGCTGGACCATCTTCGCCGTGCTCGTGCTCGGGGTGATTTCCGCCGAGGCGATGAACGACATCGAGACGCTCATCAAGCTGGTGCTGACGGTGAACATTCCCTTCGGCGCCGCGGTGATCCTGATGTTCTTCTGGCGCCGCCTCACTGTGCCCGCCGTGTGGGCCTCGGTCGCGCTCACCGCCTTTGCCATCCTGATCGCCCCGCTGACGGCCTCCCAGTTTCAGGCCGTGGCCCGCCATCCCTCGCTCGTGCAGACCGTCGAGGGCCCGGCCGGCAAACCCGTGCCGGTTTACTTCAAACAGGTCGTGCGCAGCAACCCCGACGACCCCACCAGCGCGCTGGAGGGCCGCGGCCGCTTCAACTTCGAGTGCTACGCCCTCTCCTGGCTCGGCCTGAATCCCGCCCAGCTCACCCCGGCCGGTCGCGAGACCGCCCAGTTTCTCTTCGACGGTTTCTTTCCCTTCGTCGTGCTGATTCTCGTCAGCCTCTTCACCCGGCCGCCCGACCGGGCGCGCGTGGATCAGTTCTACGGGAAGATGAAGACCCCGGTCGGCGCCACGCCCGAACTGGAGGCCGCAGCCATGACTGAAACCCGCCGCGCGCCGGGCCGCTTCGATCACACCAAGCTCTTCGGCGCCCATTCGTCGTGGGAGTTCTGCAAATGGGACCGCGTGGACACGCTCGGCTTCCTCGGCTGCTGCGCCACCTCCGGCGCCATCATCCTCGTCTTCTGGCTGCTCCTGCGCTGGGCGTCCGGCGGCGCCTGA
- a CDS encoding winged helix-turn-helix transcriptional regulator: protein MPAKLILPPVVPGSGHETRCPVRDVLDCIGDRWSLLTLLALADGTLRFTEVKRAIGDISQRMLAQTLRALERDGYVTREVHASVPPKVEYTLTALGESLLTKVTPLIHWANENHGQVRKARKAYVPPQAATAL, encoded by the coding sequence ATGCCCGCCAAACTCATCCTCCCACCCGTCGTGCCCGGTTCCGGCCACGAGACGCGCTGCCCGGTCCGCGATGTGCTCGACTGCATCGGCGACCGGTGGAGCCTGCTGACCCTGCTGGCGCTGGCCGACGGCACGCTGCGCTTCACCGAGGTGAAACGGGCAATCGGCGACATCTCGCAGCGCATGCTCGCGCAGACGCTGCGCGCACTGGAGCGCGACGGCTACGTCACGCGCGAGGTGCATGCCTCGGTGCCGCCCAAGGTGGAATACACGCTGACTGCACTCGGGGAATCGCTCCTGACGAAGGTCACACCGCTCATCCACTGGGCGAATGAAAACCACGGCCAGGTGCGGAAGGCCCGCAAGGCCTACGTGCCGCCCCAGGCGGCGACGGCGCTCTGA
- a CDS encoding SDR family oxidoreductase, which produces MIALTAATGQLGRLVVTQLLEQIPANQIVAVVRNPAKAADLAARGVNVRRAGYTDATALEQALVGVDRLLLISSSEIGQRTAQHQNVVAAAKRAGVKLLTYTSLLHADESPLDLASEHVATEQAIKASGLPHIILRNGWYTENYTASVSPAVANGAFLGSAGDGRISLAARADYAAAAVAALTGQAETGRTYELAGDTAVTLAELAAEISRQTGKTFPYRNLPVAEYAAILLKIGLPPALAHGLAHWDDEAARGALFDDGRELSRLIGRPTTPLAESVRQALKS; this is translated from the coding sequence ATGATCGCCCTCACCGCCGCCACCGGCCAGCTCGGCCGCCTCGTCGTCACCCAGCTCCTTGAACAGATCCCCGCGAACCAGATCGTCGCCGTCGTGCGCAACCCCGCCAAGGCCGCCGATCTCGCCGCCCGTGGCGTGAACGTGCGCCGGGCGGGATACACTGACGCCACCGCCCTGGAGCAGGCGCTGGTTGGGGTGGACCGCCTGCTCCTCATCTCGTCGAGTGAGATCGGACAGCGCACCGCCCAGCACCAGAACGTCGTCGCCGCGGCCAAGCGCGCCGGCGTAAAACTTCTCACTTACACCAGTCTGCTCCACGCCGACGAAAGCCCCCTTGATCTCGCCTCCGAACACGTCGCCACCGAGCAGGCGATCAAGGCCTCCGGCCTGCCGCACATCATCCTGCGCAACGGCTGGTATACCGAGAACTACACCGCCTCGGTGAGCCCCGCCGTCGCCAACGGCGCCTTCCTCGGCAGCGCCGGCGACGGACGGATTTCGCTGGCCGCCCGCGCCGACTATGCCGCCGCCGCCGTGGCCGCCCTGACGGGTCAGGCGGAAACCGGCCGCACCTACGAGCTCGCCGGTGACACCGCCGTGACGCTGGCTGAGCTGGCCGCGGAAATATCCCGCCAGACCGGCAAGACCTTCCCCTACCGGAATCTCCCCGTGGCGGAGTATGCGGCCATTCTGCTCAAGATCGGCCTTCCTCCCGCCCTCGCCCACGGCCTGGCCCACTGGGATGACGAAGCGGCGCGCGGCGCACTGTTCGACGACGGGCGCGAGTTGAGCCGTCTCATCGGCCGGCCGACCACGCCCCTCGCCGAATCCGTCCGGCAGGCCCTGAAAAGCTGA
- the iolG gene encoding inositol 2-dehydrogenase, translated as MLTFAQFGAGRIGAIHAANLAASGQARLRYIVDVNTDAAQKLATKHGARVTNIGTALGDPEVQAVIIASSTDTHADLAIAAAKAGKAIFCEKPIDLSLKRVDACLAAVKKAKMPMFVGFNRRFDPSFAAVKARIAAGAIGNVEQVVITSRDPGLPPIGYLKVSGGQFRDMTIHDFDMARWLLGEEPAEIFAYGSCLVDPAVAKVGDTDSVMIVMKTKSGKLAHINNSRRAAYGYDQRIEVHGAKGRLLAGNQTPTTVELADGNAVSSDKPLHFFLERYAEAYRIELATFVDAVVNDKPLPVTAQDGRQAIVLAEAAAKSLRTGRSVKL; from the coding sequence ATGCTCACCTTTGCCCAATTCGGTGCCGGTCGGATCGGCGCCATCCATGCCGCCAACCTCGCCGCCTCCGGCCAGGCCCGGCTCCGTTACATCGTGGACGTCAACACCGACGCCGCGCAGAAGCTCGCCACGAAACACGGCGCGCGCGTGACCAACATCGGCACCGCCCTCGGCGACCCCGAGGTGCAGGCCGTCATCATCGCGTCGTCCACCGACACGCACGCCGATCTCGCCATCGCCGCGGCGAAGGCTGGCAAGGCGATCTTCTGCGAGAAACCGATCGATCTATCGCTCAAGCGCGTGGACGCCTGTCTCGCCGCCGTGAAGAAGGCGAAGATGCCGATGTTCGTCGGCTTCAATCGCCGCTTCGACCCGAGCTTCGCCGCCGTGAAGGCGCGCATCGCCGCCGGCGCCATCGGCAACGTCGAGCAGGTCGTCATCACCAGTCGCGACCCCGGCCTGCCGCCGATCGGCTACCTGAAGGTCTCCGGTGGCCAGTTCCGCGACATGACCATCCACGACTTCGACATGGCGCGCTGGCTCCTCGGCGAGGAACCGGCGGAGATCTTCGCCTACGGCAGCTGTCTCGTGGACCCGGCGGTCGCCAAGGTCGGCGACACCGACTCGGTGATGATCGTGATGAAGACGAAGTCCGGCAAGCTGGCCCACATCAACAACAGCCGCCGCGCCGCCTACGGCTACGACCAGCGCATCGAGGTCCATGGCGCCAAGGGCCGCCTGCTCGCCGGCAACCAGACGCCGACGACCGTCGAGCTCGCCGATGGCAACGCCGTCAGCTCCGACAAGCCGCTGCACTTCTTCCTCGAGCGTTATGCCGAGGCCTACCGCATCGAGCTCGCGACCTTCGTGGACGCGGTGGTTAACGACAAGCCGCTGCCCGTGACCGCCCAGGACGGTCGCCAGGCGATAGTCCTCGCCGAGGCCGCCGCCAAATCCCTGCGCACGGGCCGCTCCGTTAAGCTGTGA
- a CDS encoding CoA-acylating methylmalonate-semialdehyde dehydrogenase, with product MTPSSSLPRCRFFIGGEWSQASGLAVSPVFNPSTGEMIAEVPLGGAAEVEAAVQAAHAAFPAWADTPPSERARVMFKYRTLLERDFEAIARLISREHGKTLAESRGDLFRGFEVVELACAAPTLLTGELLPNIARGIDGELARHPLGVCVGITPFNFPAMIPLWMFPLALVCGNTFILKPSERVPLTAIRLAELLAEAGLPKGVFNLVHGGKPAVDALLTHPLVKAVSFVGSTPVARSIHQVASAHGKRVQANGGAKNYVVVMPDADVGKTVEAVINAAFGCAGERCMAGSSVLTVGDRGRAVMPELVKAAKSLTVGRTDVETQPGMGAVITAAHRDRVRGLVDAGEREGAKVIADGRGVKVKDAPNGFYFGATIIEDVRADMKLAQEEVFGPVLNVLHMSGLDEAIALANTSSYGNGAAIFTRSGGAAREFKQRVRAGMIGINVGVPAPMAMFPFSGWNESFFGDLHMQGRAGVLFYTQPKVTTSRWFAEGEGDIWKK from the coding sequence ATGACCCCTTCCTCCTCCCTCCCGCGCTGCCGGTTCTTCATCGGCGGCGAATGGTCGCAGGCCTCCGGCCTCGCCGTATCGCCCGTGTTCAATCCCTCGACGGGCGAAATGATCGCCGAGGTTCCGCTCGGCGGCGCCGCCGAGGTCGAGGCCGCCGTGCAGGCCGCGCACGCGGCGTTCCCGGCCTGGGCCGACACGCCGCCGAGCGAGCGCGCCCGCGTGATGTTCAAATACCGCACGCTGCTGGAGCGCGACTTCGAGGCCATCGCGCGTCTCATCTCCCGTGAGCATGGCAAGACCCTCGCCGAGTCGCGCGGTGACCTGTTCCGCGGTTTCGAGGTCGTGGAGCTTGCCTGTGCTGCGCCGACGCTCCTCACCGGCGAACTCCTGCCCAACATTGCCCGCGGCATCGATGGCGAGCTGGCCCGCCACCCGCTCGGCGTCTGCGTCGGCATCACGCCCTTCAATTTCCCGGCCATGATCCCGCTGTGGATGTTCCCGCTCGCCCTCGTGTGCGGCAACACCTTCATCCTGAAACCCAGCGAGCGCGTGCCGCTCACGGCCATCCGTCTCGCCGAGCTGCTGGCCGAGGCCGGCCTGCCCAAGGGCGTCTTCAACCTCGTGCACGGCGGCAAGCCCGCCGTCGATGCCCTGCTCACGCACCCGCTGGTCAAGGCCGTCTCCTTCGTCGGCTCCACCCCTGTGGCGCGGTCGATTCACCAGGTCGCTTCCGCACACGGCAAGCGCGTGCAGGCCAACGGCGGTGCCAAGAACTACGTGGTCGTCATGCCCGACGCCGACGTCGGCAAGACGGTCGAAGCCGTGATCAACGCCGCCTTCGGCTGCGCCGGCGAGCGCTGCATGGCCGGCTCGAGCGTGCTGACCGTCGGTGACCGCGGTCGCGCAGTGATGCCGGAGCTCGTGAAGGCGGCGAAATCCCTCACCGTCGGCCGCACCGACGTCGAGACGCAGCCCGGCATGGGCGCGGTCATCACCGCCGCCCACCGCGATCGCGTCCGCGGGCTGGTGGATGCCGGCGAACGCGAGGGTGCGAAAGTCATCGCCGACGGCCGTGGCGTGAAGGTGAAAGACGCGCCGAACGGTTTCTACTTCGGTGCCACGATCATCGAGGATGTCCGGGCCGACATGAAGCTCGCCCAGGAGGAGGTCTTCGGTCCCGTGCTCAACGTTCTGCACATGTCTGGCCTCGACGAGGCCATCGCGCTGGCCAACACATCAAGCTACGGTAACGGCGCGGCGATCTTCACCCGCAGCGGCGGGGCGGCCCGCGAGTTCAAGCAGCGGGTGCGGGCCGGCATGATCGGCATCAACGTCGGTGTGCCCGCGCCGATGGCCATGTTCCCCTTCAGCGGCTGGAACGAGTCCTTCTTCGGTGACCTGCACATGCAGGGCCGCGCCGGCGTCCTGTTCTACACCCAACCCAAGGTCACCACCTCCCGTTGGTTCGCGGAGGGAGAGGGGGATATTTGGAAGAAGTAA
- a CDS encoding transaldolase family protein produces MNPSRMAQMTALGADWWNDSGIPSELGEAVALGAVGGTSNPVIVSQAAKANPQLCLPILERLMRHHPHDTEDDLAWKMIQELGQASAKQLLPVYEATKGMKGFLSMQVNPKFYPNKDLMVAQAIQLAALAPNIAIKAPANDVGIAAMEEMTARGIRVNATVSFSVAQALAVSAALERGLKRAKAAGLNADAIRPYITIMIGRVDDQLKRVAEAEKIATAPGALDWAGIAVFKHAHQLFKASGRPGTLLAAAYRHEGHWSQIIGREVLQTVPYTWWTKFNVSATAPRLTIDEPVDGAILAELRAKFPDFIKAHDADGMPPAEFVRYGATVHTLNQFLGGYADLVAFVRAAMVR; encoded by the coding sequence ATGAATCCCTCCCGTATGGCCCAGATGACGGCGCTTGGCGCCGATTGGTGGAACGACTCCGGCATTCCGTCCGAACTCGGTGAAGCCGTCGCGCTCGGCGCCGTCGGCGGCACGTCGAACCCCGTCATCGTCTCCCAGGCCGCCAAGGCCAACCCGCAGCTCTGCCTGCCCATCCTCGAGCGCCTGATGCGGCACCACCCGCACGACACCGAGGATGATCTTGCGTGGAAAATGATCCAAGAACTCGGTCAGGCCTCGGCGAAACAGCTCCTGCCCGTCTATGAGGCGACCAAGGGCATGAAGGGTTTCCTGTCCATGCAGGTGAACCCTAAGTTCTATCCGAACAAGGACCTGATGGTCGCACAGGCTATCCAGCTCGCCGCGCTCGCGCCCAACATCGCGATCAAGGCCCCGGCCAACGACGTGGGCATCGCCGCGATGGAGGAAATGACCGCACGCGGCATCCGGGTAAACGCCACCGTCAGCTTTTCCGTGGCCCAGGCACTCGCTGTTTCCGCCGCCCTTGAGCGCGGCCTGAAACGCGCGAAGGCCGCCGGGCTCAACGCCGACGCCATCCGCCCCTACATCACGATCATGATCGGCCGTGTGGACGACCAGTTGAAGCGCGTCGCCGAGGCGGAGAAGATCGCGACCGCACCCGGCGCGCTCGACTGGGCGGGCATCGCGGTCTTCAAGCACGCGCACCAGCTCTTCAAAGCCAGCGGCCGCCCCGGCACGCTGCTCGCCGCCGCCTACCGCCACGAGGGGCATTGGTCGCAGATCATCGGCCGCGAGGTGCTGCAGACCGTGCCCTACACGTGGTGGACGAAGTTCAACGTCTCTGCCACCGCGCCGCGCCTCACCATCGACGAACCCGTGGACGGCGCGATTCTCGCCGAGCTGCGTGCAAAGTTCCCCGATTTCATCAAGGCGCACGATGCCGACGGCATGCCGCCGGCCGAGTTCGTCCGTTACGGCGCGACCGTTCACACCCTCAACCAGTTCCTCGGCGGCTACGCCGACCTCGTGGCCTTCGTGCGCGCCGCGATGGTGCGATAA
- the iolE gene encoding myo-inosose-2 dehydratase gives MSSPVQLRDCLVGANPIIWSNDDFDDLAYDVPLETILAEMRGAGFAGSELGHAYPRTPATLAEALGRHDLRLVSGWHSTYLASKPLAEEEQGFRRHLNLLKTLGARVAIVAECTRCIHGNRHAALGFGETFEPRLSEAEWPKLVAGMKHLAAVAAAEEMKIVYHHHMGTVIQAEGDLERLLASVPEISLLLDAGHLAFAGIDPVAVARRHAARIAHVHLKSVRPEVADRVRREGWSFYRAVANGVFTVAGDGCVDYPAIFRILAGADYRGWLVVEAEEDPVKVPALPKAKAARAYVRAQTGV, from the coding sequence ATGAGCTCCCCCGTCCAACTCCGCGACTGTCTGGTCGGTGCGAATCCGATCATCTGGTCGAACGACGACTTCGATGATCTCGCCTACGACGTGCCGCTCGAAACGATCCTGGCCGAAATGCGCGGCGCCGGCTTCGCCGGTTCAGAACTGGGTCACGCCTACCCGCGCACTCCGGCCACACTGGCCGAAGCGCTGGGCCGCCACGATCTGCGGCTCGTCAGTGGCTGGCACAGCACCTACCTCGCTTCGAAGCCGTTGGCCGAGGAGGAGCAGGGTTTTCGTCGTCACCTGAATCTGCTGAAGACGCTCGGCGCCCGCGTGGCCATCGTGGCCGAGTGCACCCGCTGCATCCACGGCAACCGTCATGCCGCGCTTGGTTTCGGTGAAACGTTCGAGCCGCGACTCTCCGAGGCCGAGTGGCCGAAGCTGGTGGCGGGAATGAAGCACCTCGCCGCCGTGGCCGCCGCCGAGGAGATGAAGATCGTTTATCACCACCACATGGGCACGGTCATCCAGGCCGAGGGTGACCTGGAGCGCCTGCTCGCCAGTGTGCCGGAGATTTCCTTGCTGCTCGACGCCGGTCATCTGGCTTTTGCCGGCATCGATCCCGTTGCCGTCGCCCGGCGCCACGCGGCACGCATCGCGCACGTGCATCTCAAGAGCGTGCGCCCCGAGGTGGCCGACCGCGTGCGGCGCGAGGGCTGGTCGTTCTACCGCGCTGTCGCCAACGGCGTGTTCACCGTGGCTGGCGACGGCTGCGTGGATTATCCCGCGATCTTCCGCATCCTCGCCGGCGCTGACTACCGTGGCTGGCTCGTGGTCGAGGCCGAGGAGGACCCCGTTAAGGTGCCCGCCCTGCCGAAGGCCAAGGCCGCCCGCGCCTACGTGCGGGCCCAGACCGGTGTTTAA